One part of the Gossypium raimondii isolate GPD5lz chromosome 1, ASM2569854v1, whole genome shotgun sequence genome encodes these proteins:
- the LOC105786521 gene encoding probable LRR receptor-like serine/threonine-protein kinase At3g47570, which yields MEVFNSFFLVYVVIIFLSCFNLLGLATGSPVVGGNDTDQQALLQFKAKITGYQLEVMESWNSSIHFCQWRGVTCGRKHRRVAKLELQHLNLSGSLSPYVGNMSFLRELSLAGNRFYSKIPQEIGRLRRLQILDLTNNSISGEIPSNLSACSKLILVYMGGNQLTGEIPALLGHLSHVKFLSFRNNDLRGSIPPSFGNLSSLEELRLEYNGLTGIIPEALGRLTNLSYFSVPENAISGIFPMAMFNLSNIIAFDIGGNKIQGTLHFDLAVTMPNVELISIWGNQISGQIPIAVCNASSLIELQLNDNRLTGNVPSLEKLDKLTLLELGANALGRGREGDLKFFCTLVNNTKLLDLYVGVNNFGGALPKCISNFSSSLLHLSIYQNKISGRILDRIGNLINLEVLDASENQLSGPIPFDIGRHQKLQRFYFDRNFLSGTIPDSIGNLTMLALVNLAFNNLQGSIPSSLGHCQNLLAMSLSHNNLSGPIPPQAFELPFLSIFLDLKSNYLTGGLPLTVGKLKNLGAFRVSRNRLSGLLPNNLGSCVHLEALFLDGNLFEGPIPSSLSSLRGLVALDVSDNNLSGDVPEFLVSFGALKYLNLSFNDFEGLIPSEGVFKNKSATFVEGNNKLCGGIPELHLSRCNSKTSSDTSLKLKVAIIVVILGVALVFSCLLILWFRKKKEQPTTTCAENSILQLSYQSILRATDGFSTQNLLGSGSFGSVYKGILEESGAIIAVKVLNLLNRGASRSFLAECEALRNIRHRNLVKVLTAISGVDYRGNDFKALVYEFMEYGSLEEWLHQSINRNESDIVRNLSFFQRVNVAIDVAYALEYLHHQCETTIIHCDLKPSNILLDQEMVGHISDFGLAKILSADRLNYSTNQSSSIGLRGTIGYAPPEYGMGSELSTKGDVYSYGILLLEIFTGKRPTDDMFKEGLSIHNFVEAALPEQVIEITDPILLQERARQGTLKEFTLNDKHLQHLNSIFEIGLTCSAESPTERMDMSDVVSKLCSIRVKLLHPTRVHRERQALYIAQSTGT from the exons ATGGAAGTGttcaactctttttttcttgtttacgTTGTTATAATTTTTCTGTCATGCTTCAACTTGCTTGGTTTAGCAACAGGCAGCCCTGTAGTTGGAGGAAACGACACTGATCAACAAGCTTTACTCCAGTTCAAAGCGAAGATAACCGGTTATCAGCTTGAGGTTATGGAATCTTGGAATAGTTCTATTCACTTCTGCCAGTGGCGTGGTGTTACCTGCGGTCGTAAGCATCGGAGAGTCGCCAAGTTGGAACTACAACACTTGAATCTCTCAGGATCTTTATCACCATATGTTGGAAATATGAGCTTTCTCAGGGAGTTGAGTCTTGCGGGCAACCGCTTCTACAGCAAGATTCCTCAAGAAATTGGTCGTTTAAGAAGACTGCAAATATTAGACCTGACCAATAACTCCATCAGTGGTGAAATTCCTTCCAATTTATCAGCTTGTTCTAAGCTTATATTAGTTTATATGGGAGGCAACCAACTAACAGGAGAAATACCTGCTTTGCTTGGTCATTTGTCACACGTGAAATTCCTGAGTTTTAGAAACAACGATTTGAGAGGGAGTATCCCACCTTCCTTTGGGAACTTGTCATCCCTGGAGGAGCTTCGTTTGGAATATAATGGATTAACCGGGATTATACCCGAAGCTCTTGGACGATTGACAAATCTTTCATATTTTTCGGTACCAGAGAATGCAATATCAGGTATTTTTCCTATGGCAATGTTCAATCTCTCCAATATTATAGCCTTTGATATTGGTGGAAACAAAATTCAAGGTACTCTTCATTTTGACTTAGCGGTCACAATGCcaaatgttgaattaatttcCATCTGGGGAAACCAAATCTCTGGACAAATCCCGATTGCAGTATGCAACGCCTCAAGTCTGATTGAACTTCAACTTAACGATAACAGACTCACTGGAAATGTGCCTTCATTGGAAAAGTTGGATAAACTAACCTTGCTTGAACTAGGCGCCAATGCTTTGGGACGTGGGAGAGAAGGTGACTTGAAGTTTTTTTGCACTTTAGTCAATAATACCAAACTATTAGATCTATATGTAGGGGTAAATAATTTTGGAGGGGCATTACCCAAATGCATTAGCAATTTCTCTAGCAGCCTCTTACATTTATCAATATATCAGAACAAAATATCGGGAAGAATCCTGGATAGGATTGGAAACCTCATCAATTTGGAAGTGCTAGATGCATCAGAAAATCAACTATCAGGTCCAATTCCCTTCGATATTGGGAGGCATCAGAAGCTACAAAGATTTTACTTTGATAGAAATTTTCTCTCTGGGACTATTCCCGATTCTATTGGAAATTTAACCATGTTAGCCTTAGTTAATTTAGCTTTTAACAATCTTCAGGGCAGCATTCCTTCAAGTCTTGGTCACTGCCAAAATTTGCTTGCAATGAGTCTTTCTCATAACAATCTTAGTGGACCAATACCACCTCAAGCATTTGAACTCCCATTCTTGTCCATTTTTCTAGACTTAAAATCAAACTATTTGACTGGTGGCCTTCCTCTTACAGTAGGAAAACTGAAAAATCTAGGTGCATTTCGTGTTTCTCGAAATAGGTTATCCGGTTTGCTTCCAAACAACCTTGGTAGCTGTGTACATCTAGAAGCACTGTTTTTAGATGGCAATTTGTTTGAAGGGCCCATTCCTTCATCTTTGAGTTCATTGAGAGGTCTTGTGGCATTGGATGTTTCTGACAATAATCTTTCTGGTGATGTTCCAGAATTCCTTGTGAGCTTTGGGGCATTAAAGTATTTAAATCTCTCTTTCAATGATTTTGAGGGACTGATACCAAGTGAAGGAGTCTTTAAGAATAAAAGTGCAACATTCGTTGAGGGAAACAATAAGCTTTGTGGAGGCATTCCTGAGTTACACTTGTCAAGATGTAACTCGAAAACATCATCAGACACTTCCCTTAAACTAAAAGTTGCAATTATCGTCGTGATTTTAGGTGTGGCTTTGGTCTTCTCATGTCTCCTCATCCTGTGGTTCAGAAAGAAGAAAGAGCAGCCAACAACAACTTGTGCAGAAAATTCCATTTTACAGTTGTCATACCAAAGCATCCTAAGGGCTACAGATGGATTCTCCACACAAAATTTGCTTGGTTCAGGAAGTTTCGGTTCTGTATACAAAGGAATTCTCGAAGAGAGTGGAGCAATTATTGCAGTAAAGGTGCTTAATCTTCTAAATCGTGGAGCTTCTAGGAGTTTCTTGGCTGAATGCGAGGCCTTGAGGAACATTCGACATCGAAATCTTGTCAAGGTATTAACAGCCATTTCAGGTGTTGATTATCGAGGCAATGATTTTAAAGCATTGGTTTACGAGTTCATGGAATATGGAAGCTTGGAGGAGTGGCTACATCAATCTATCAACAGGAATGAGTCGGACATTGTGAGAAACCTGAGCTTTTTTCAAAGAGTTAATGTGGCCATAGACGTTGCTTATGCACTCGAGTATCTACACCATCAGTGTGAGACGACAATCATTCATTGTGACCTCAAGCCAAGCAATATACTGCTTGATCAAGAAATGGTTGGCCATATAAGTGACTTCGGCTTAGCAAAAATCCTTTCTGCAGATAGGCTTAACTATTCTACTAATCAGTCAAGCTCCATTGGATTAAGAGGGACTATTGGTTATGCGCCACCGg AATATGGCATGGGAAGTGAGTTATCAACAAAAGGTGATGTGTACAGCTATGGCATTCTCTTGCTAGAGATTTTCACCGGGAAAAGGCCGACTGATGATATGTTCAAAGAAGGTCTTAGCATTCACAACTTTGTTGAGGCAGCTTTGCCAGAACAAGTAATTGAGATTACAGATCCCATTCTTCTTCAAGAGAGAGCTAGACAAGGCACACTTAAAGAATTCACTCTCAATGACAAGCATCTTCAACACTTGAattcaatatttgaaattgGACTCACTTGTTCTGCTGAATCACCTACCGAGAGGATGGACATGAGTGACGTTGTTTCCAAGCTTTGTTCTATTAGAGTCAAACTTCTTCATCCAACTCGCGTACATCGTGAGCGCCAAGCTTTATATATTGCTCAATCAACAG GTACCTAA
- the LOC105787126 gene encoding uncharacterized protein LOC105787126: MASEDSTTVSIKLLIDQESNKVIIAEAGSDIVDILRSLLKFPLANIAQLIGKHQCFQRAGCLNNLYNSVENLSPTSFRTGACKSMLLNPRSIYEDKYSKKLKLNMDVSNAVTDESEGEPMLFFITDDLRVMQALPGNLINFLLNLSIYDVCQIEEKVVDISSNEILV, from the exons ATGGCTTCTGAAGATTCCACCACGGTTTCAATCAAGCTTTTGATAGACCAAGAAAGCAACAAGGTAATTATTGCTGAAGCTGGTAGTGACATTGTTGATATTCTTCGAAGCCTGCTTAAGTTTCCTCTCGCAAACATTGCACAACTTATCGGCAAACATCAATGTTTCCAGCGAGCTGGTTGTTTGAATAACCTATATAACAGCGTAGAAAACCTTAGCCCAACCAGCTTTCGTACCGGTGCATGTAAGTCTATGCTGCTTAATCCTAGAAGCATTTACGAAGACAAGTACTCGAAGAAATTGAAGCTTAACATGGATGTTA GTAATGCAGTAACAGATGAAAGTGAGGGAGAACCAATGTTGTTCTTCATAACTGATGATTTAAGAGTAATGCAGGCTTTGCCAGGTAATCTTATTAATTTCCTTCTCAATTTGAGTATCTATGATGTTTGTCAGATTGAAGAAAAAGTTGTGGACATCAGTTCAAACGAG ATTTTAGTTTGA